In a single window of the Pseudoxanthomonas sp. F37 genome:
- the gyrA gene encoding DNA gyrase subunit A, which yields MADTAKEIIPVNLEDEMRRSYLDYAMSVIVGRALPDVRDGLKPVHRRVLFAMNELGNHANKPHVKSARIVGDVIGKYHPHGDQSVYDTLVRMAQPFSLRYMLVDGQGNFGSVDGDAAAAMRYTEARMARLTHELLADIDKETVDFQPNYDEKEQEPTVLPTRFPNLLVNGSAGIAVGMATNIPPHNLSEVVNGLIALIDNPELDVDGLMQYIPGPDFPTGGIINGTAGIVAGYRTGRGRVRMRAKADIEVNDDNGRESIIVTEIPYQVNKARLIEKIAELVKEKKLEGISELRDESDKDGMRIYIEVKRGESAEVVLNNLYLQTPMESVFGINMVALVDGRPQLLNLKQMLEAFVRHRREVVTRRTIFELRKARNRAHILEGLTVALANIDEMIELIKTSANPQEARERMLAKTWEPGLVGALLAAAGAEASRPEDLPAAIGFVDGRYQLSEAQATQILEMRLHRLTGLEQEKLTEEYRQLLETIAGLIRILENPDVLLQVIRDELLNVKAEFGDERRSEIRHSEEDLDILDLIAPEDMVVTLSHAGYAKRQPASAYRAQKRGGRGRSAAATKEEDFIDQLWLVNTHDTLLTFTSSGKVFWLPVYQLPEAGSNARGRPIINWIPLEPGEKVQAVVPVRDYEEGKFVFFATKHGTVKKTPLTEFAFKLARGKIAINLDEGDALVGVALTDGERDVMLFASNGRAVRFSESLVRAMGRTATGVRGMRLVAGADAEVEGDHDDGEAGETDGAPSLPEAGSEVVSLVVVDGDGDILTASERGYGKRTPVADYPRKGRGTRGVIALKTTERNGRLVGAIQLSDHHEVLLISDGGTLVRTRAAEISQVGRNTQGVTLIRLSDGETLQAVERLDASLDEDEAGEGVVGTAAVAPETTDTPPEA from the coding sequence ATGGCCGATACCGCCAAGGAAATCATCCCCGTCAATCTCGAAGACGAGATGCGCCGCAGCTACCTGGATTACGCCATGAGCGTGATCGTGGGGCGCGCGCTCCCGGATGTCCGCGATGGCCTGAAGCCCGTCCACCGGCGCGTCCTGTTCGCGATGAACGAACTGGGCAACCACGCCAACAAGCCGCACGTGAAGTCGGCCCGCATCGTCGGCGACGTGATCGGCAAGTACCACCCGCACGGCGACCAGTCGGTCTACGACACCTTGGTGCGCATGGCCCAGCCCTTCTCGCTGCGCTACATGCTGGTCGACGGCCAGGGCAACTTCGGCTCGGTCGACGGCGACGCCGCGGCGGCCATGCGTTACACCGAAGCGCGCATGGCGCGCCTCACCCACGAACTGCTCGCCGACATCGACAAGGAAACCGTCGATTTCCAGCCCAACTACGACGAGAAGGAACAGGAGCCGACGGTCCTGCCGACCCGCTTCCCGAACCTGCTGGTCAACGGCTCGGCCGGCATCGCGGTGGGCATGGCCACCAACATTCCGCCGCACAACCTGTCGGAAGTGGTCAATGGCCTGATAGCGCTGATCGACAACCCGGAGCTGGATGTCGACGGGCTGATGCAGTACATCCCGGGCCCGGATTTCCCCACCGGCGGCATCATCAACGGCACCGCCGGCATCGTGGCCGGCTACCGCACCGGCCGGGGCCGCGTGCGCATGCGCGCCAAGGCCGACATCGAGGTCAACGACGACAACGGCCGCGAGTCGATCATCGTCACCGAGATCCCGTACCAGGTGAACAAGGCGCGGCTGATCGAGAAGATCGCCGAGCTGGTGAAGGAGAAGAAGCTCGAAGGCATCAGCGAGCTGCGCGACGAGTCCGACAAGGACGGCATGCGCATCTACATCGAGGTCAAGCGCGGCGAATCGGCCGAGGTCGTCCTCAACAACCTGTACCTGCAGACGCCGATGGAATCGGTGTTCGGCATCAACATGGTCGCCCTGGTCGACGGTCGCCCGCAGCTGCTCAACCTCAAGCAGATGCTGGAAGCCTTCGTGCGCCACCGTCGCGAAGTGGTCACCCGCCGGACCATCTTCGAACTGCGCAAGGCGCGCAACCGCGCGCACATCCTGGAAGGCCTGACCGTCGCGCTCGCCAACATCGACGAGATGATCGAGCTGATCAAGACCTCGGCCAACCCGCAGGAAGCGCGCGAGCGCATGCTGGCCAAGACCTGGGAGCCGGGCCTGGTGGGCGCGCTGCTGGCGGCCGCCGGCGCCGAGGCCTCGCGTCCGGAGGACCTGCCGGCCGCCATCGGTTTCGTCGACGGCCGCTACCAGCTCAGCGAAGCGCAGGCCACCCAGATCCTGGAAATGCGCCTGCACCGCCTGACCGGCCTGGAGCAGGAAAAGCTCACCGAAGAATACCGCCAGCTGCTGGAGACCATCGCCGGCCTGATCCGCATCCTGGAGAATCCGGACGTGCTGCTGCAGGTGATCCGCGACGAGCTGCTGAACGTCAAGGCCGAGTTCGGCGACGAGCGCCGCAGCGAGATCCGCCACAGCGAAGAAGACCTGGACATCCTGGACCTGATCGCGCCGGAAGACATGGTGGTCACGCTGTCGCATGCGGGCTACGCGAAGCGGCAGCCGGCCAGCGCCTACCGCGCGCAGAAGCGCGGTGGCCGCGGCCGCAGTGCGGCGGCCACCAAGGAAGAGGATTTCATCGACCAGCTGTGGCTGGTCAACACCCACGACACGCTGCTCACCTTCACCAGCAGCGGCAAGGTGTTCTGGCTGCCGGTGTACCAGTTGCCGGAAGCCGGTTCCAATGCGCGTGGCCGTCCGATCATCAACTGGATCCCGCTGGAGCCCGGCGAGAAGGTCCAGGCCGTGGTGCCGGTGCGCGACTACGAGGAAGGCAAGTTCGTCTTCTTCGCCACGAAGCACGGTACGGTCAAGAAGACCCCGCTCACCGAGTTCGCCTTCAAGCTGGCGCGCGGCAAGATCGCGATCAACCTGGACGAAGGCGATGCCCTGGTCGGCGTGGCGCTGACCGATGGCGAGCGCGACGTCATGCTGTTCGCCTCCAACGGCCGTGCGGTGCGCTTCTCCGAGTCGCTGGTCCGCGCGATGGGCCGCACCGCCACCGGCGTGCGCGGCATGCGCCTGGTGGCCGGCGCGGATGCGGAGGTCGAGGGAGACCATGACGACGGCGAGGCCGGCGAGACCGACGGCGCGCCCTCGCTTCCCGAAGCCGGCTCCGAGGTCGTCAGCCTGGTCGTCGTCGACGGCGATGGCGACATCCTGACCGCCAGCGAGCGCGGCTACGGCAAGCGCACCCCGGTGGCGGACTATCCGCGCAAGGGGCGTGGCACGCGTGGCGTGATCGCGCTGAAGACCACCGAACGCAACGGTCGCCTGGTCGGTGCCATCCAGTTGTCCGACCATCACGAGGTGCTGCTGATCTCCGACGGCGGCACGCTGGTGCGCACCCGCGCGGCGGAAATCTCGCAGGTCGGTCGCAACACCCAGGGCGTCACCCTGATCCGCCTGTCGGATGGCGAAACGCTGCAGGCCGTCGAACGCCTGGACGCCTCGCTGGACGAGGACGAGGCGGGCGAGGGCGTGGTGGGGACGGCCGCGGTTGCGCCGGAAACCACCGACACGCCGCCCGAGGCCTGA
- a CDS encoding alpha-2-macroglobulin, giving the protein MRAFFIGLMAASALAGCKRNESGQLPEASGQPIKAQAARVEGFALVGAYPDQHDGDLAIALEFSRPLVGSQDFDALLVVKDANGAAVKGSWVLDDKGRVLRFPSVEAAKDYEVTLKAGLSAADGTRLGKDDTRKVHTGELDPAVGFASQGSVLPARESRGLPVVSINVPEVDVEFLRVTEKQLPKFFAEYQRGGRRGSWDLDSEYGDSTPLGKLAEPVYLNRFVLGGKPNERVLTYLPIQDIRELQDPGLYFAVMKRTGKFAGEFETAFFTVSDIGLHTRAYKDKLFVHTASLQDGSATGSVELKVLDARGEAILAGKTDGNGNALLNYTLDAGHVLVATRGKDVSMLPFNQPALDLSEFAVAGREQAWFDVFAWSGRDLYRPGETVRISALLRDNDGRPVPAPKQGGGQPVFLRLKQPDGKVFRETRLQPGAQGYLSFEQAIPTEAPTGRWQVEFRTDPASKEAVQGMTLRIEEFLPERMKLDLDAAQPVLKPGQALKLKATAAYLYGAPASGNRFTAKLAVAVEQHPLEQLPGYFFGDPTMELPKDAKDIIDTTLPENGVLQEDIALPAEAKPRSTIAALVSGSVYETGGRTVNRTLKRVLWPADALVGIRPLFDDKDGADANANAGFELVRVDAAGKPRPGKGLKATLVRELRDYHWNYDEDGGWDYDFTRRFENKDTRTLELGTGASKIDFPVEWGEYRLDVFDPATGLTTRYPFRAGWSWDDQNRGLDARPDKVKLALDKTGYKAGDTLKVTVTPPHAGKGLLMVESDRMLYVQAIDAKPGSTFSIPVTKDWERHDIYVTALVFRGGSAPSRITPARAVGVAHVPMDRRDRRVAVGLSVPRQMRPEQNLPVTVSVPELAGKLAHVTVSAVDVGILNITRFPVPDANAQFFAQRRLGVDAYDIYGRVIESFEGGSAKIRFGGDMALAALPQAKRPTSRVQTVDLFSGPVKLDGKGNARVALRVPDFNGTLRVSALVYSDTHYGNRDRETVVRAPIVAEASLPRVLAPGDRSTVTLDVQNFTGKAGAFKVLVNGEGPLDIGEGGRTADLPADAKRTLTFPIVAGEGYTTAQVRVRVEGNGFKVDRRYDVPVRAGWPAVLRSRTQVLDSLAPVEMGAGFADGLMPGSVTARMTVSALPPIPFASALKGALEYPYGCAEQTTSKGYAALELDDATAKMLGIDGLDARKRRERMEGAFGRLASMQVANGHFSMWGNDDYVNPGLTPYIAEFLLDAREGGFAVPETVLQKALTRLNEDLLAGGAQFYGYDRRDHLKFANQAYAGYVLARVNRAPLGTLRALYDNERGKSLTGLPLVHLGIALTLQGDKARGAKAIAEGFARTGDRPEYLGDYGTRLRDDALMIALVHERKLARPEYDRRAISLGRELDARRNSGWLWLSTQEQVALARLGKALMVDQKKLVSGQWSIGGESQAVAPVRLFGRSVDHAALARGLRFTPEGSPPLYASLDAAGIPRSAPAPDNRQVGIERRYYTTDGNEWKGGTLKEGEALIVRVGITPHVAMPDALFTDLLPAGLEIENFNLGDARQWAEVVVDGIAISDRGSAADVKHEEFRDDRYVAALKLERGSTAKVFYLVRAVTPGTYTVPPSLVEDMYRPDIRGVGKASPATITVVQP; this is encoded by the coding sequence ATGCGCGCGTTTTTCATTGGCCTGATGGCAGCGTCGGCACTGGCCGGCTGCAAGCGCAACGAGTCGGGGCAATTGCCCGAAGCCAGCGGCCAGCCGATCAAGGCGCAGGCTGCCAGGGTGGAAGGTTTCGCCCTGGTCGGCGCCTATCCCGACCAGCATGACGGCGACCTGGCCATCGCGCTGGAGTTCAGCCGGCCCCTGGTCGGTTCGCAGGACTTCGACGCGCTGCTGGTGGTGAAGGACGCCAACGGCGCCGCGGTGAAGGGCAGCTGGGTACTGGACGACAAGGGCCGGGTGCTGCGCTTCCCGTCGGTGGAGGCGGCGAAGGACTACGAGGTCACCCTGAAAGCCGGTCTGTCCGCCGCCGACGGCACGCGTCTGGGCAAGGACGACACCCGCAAGGTGCACACCGGCGAACTCGACCCTGCCGTGGGTTTCGCCTCGCAGGGCAGCGTGCTGCCGGCGCGCGAGAGCCGGGGCCTGCCTGTGGTGTCGATCAACGTGCCGGAAGTGGACGTGGAGTTCCTGCGCGTCACCGAAAAGCAACTGCCGAAGTTCTTCGCCGAATACCAGCGCGGCGGCCGCCGTGGCAGCTGGGACCTGGACAGCGAGTACGGCGACAGCACGCCGCTGGGCAAGCTGGCCGAGCCGGTATACCTCAACCGCTTCGTGCTGGGCGGCAAGCCCAACGAGCGCGTGCTGACCTACCTGCCGATCCAGGACATCCGCGAACTGCAGGATCCGGGCCTCTACTTCGCGGTGATGAAGCGCACCGGCAAGTTCGCCGGCGAGTTCGAGACGGCCTTCTTCACCGTCAGCGACATCGGCCTGCACACGCGCGCCTACAAGGACAAGCTGTTCGTCCACACCGCGTCGCTGCAGGACGGCTCGGCCACCGGCAGCGTGGAACTGAAGGTGCTGGACGCACGTGGCGAGGCCATCCTGGCCGGCAAGACCGACGGCAACGGCAATGCGCTGCTGAACTACACGCTGGACGCCGGCCATGTGCTGGTCGCCACGCGCGGCAAGGACGTGTCCATGCTGCCGTTCAACCAGCCGGCGCTCGACCTGTCCGAATTCGCCGTCGCGGGCCGTGAGCAGGCCTGGTTCGACGTGTTCGCTTGGTCCGGGCGCGATCTGTACCGCCCCGGCGAGACCGTACGCATCTCCGCGCTGCTGCGCGACAACGACGGCAGGCCGGTACCGGCGCCCAAGCAGGGCGGCGGCCAGCCGGTGTTCCTGCGCCTGAAACAACCCGACGGCAAGGTGTTCCGCGAGACGCGCCTGCAGCCGGGCGCGCAGGGGTATCTCAGTTTCGAGCAGGCCATCCCGACGGAAGCGCCGACCGGTCGCTGGCAGGTGGAGTTCCGCACCGACCCGGCCAGCAAGGAAGCGGTGCAGGGCATGACGCTGCGCATCGAGGAGTTCCTGCCCGAGCGCATGAAGCTGGACCTGGACGCGGCGCAACCCGTGCTGAAACCGGGCCAGGCGCTGAAGCTCAAGGCCACCGCGGCCTACCTGTACGGGGCGCCCGCCAGCGGCAACCGCTTCACCGCCAAACTCGCCGTCGCGGTGGAGCAGCATCCGCTGGAGCAACTGCCGGGTTACTTCTTCGGCGACCCGACGATGGAGCTGCCGAAGGACGCCAAGGACATCATCGATACCACGCTGCCCGAGAACGGCGTGCTGCAGGAAGACATCGCGCTGCCCGCCGAGGCCAAGCCGCGCAGCACCATCGCCGCCCTCGTGTCCGGCAGCGTCTACGAGACCGGAGGCCGCACGGTGAACCGCACGCTCAAGCGCGTGCTGTGGCCGGCCGATGCGCTGGTCGGCATCCGCCCGCTGTTCGACGACAAGGACGGCGCGGATGCGAACGCCAACGCGGGCTTCGAACTGGTGCGCGTGGATGCCGCCGGCAAACCGCGGCCCGGCAAGGGCCTGAAGGCCACGCTGGTGCGCGAACTGCGTGACTATCACTGGAACTACGACGAGGACGGCGGCTGGGATTACGACTTCACCCGCCGTTTCGAGAACAAGGACACGCGCACGCTGGAGCTGGGCACGGGTGCGTCGAAGATCGATTTCCCGGTGGAATGGGGCGAATACCGCTTGGACGTGTTCGATCCTGCCACCGGCCTGACCACGCGCTACCCGTTCCGCGCCGGCTGGAGCTGGGACGACCAGAACCGCGGCCTGGATGCGCGCCCCGACAAGGTGAAGCTGGCGCTGGACAAGACCGGCTACAAGGCCGGCGACACGCTGAAGGTGACCGTCACCCCGCCGCATGCGGGCAAGGGCCTGCTGATGGTCGAGAGCGATCGCATGCTGTACGTGCAGGCCATCGACGCCAAGCCGGGCAGCACGTTCTCCATCCCGGTGACCAAGGACTGGGAACGGCACGACATCTATGTCACCGCGCTGGTGTTCCGCGGCGGCTCGGCGCCCAGCAGGATCACGCCCGCGCGCGCGGTCGGCGTGGCGCATGTGCCCATGGACCGCCGCGACCGCCGCGTCGCCGTCGGGCTGTCGGTGCCCAGGCAGATGCGTCCGGAGCAGAACCTGCCGGTGACCGTCAGCGTGCCCGAGCTTGCCGGCAAGCTGGCGCACGTCACCGTGTCCGCGGTGGACGTGGGCATCCTCAACATCACCCGCTTCCCCGTGCCCGATGCCAACGCGCAGTTCTTCGCCCAGCGCCGGCTGGGCGTGGACGCCTACGACATCTACGGCCGCGTGATCGAGAGTTTCGAAGGCGGCAGCGCCAAGATCCGCTTCGGCGGCGACATGGCGCTGGCCGCGTTGCCGCAGGCGAAGCGGCCCACTTCGCGGGTGCAGACGGTGGATCTGTTCTCCGGGCCGGTGAAGCTGGACGGCAAGGGCAATGCCCGCGTCGCGCTGAGGGTGCCCGACTTCAACGGCACGCTGCGCGTGTCGGCGCTGGTGTATTCGGACACGCACTACGGCAACCGCGATCGCGAGACCGTGGTGCGCGCGCCCATCGTGGCCGAGGCCAGCCTGCCGCGCGTGCTGGCGCCGGGCGACAGGAGCACGGTGACCCTGGATGTGCAGAACTTCACCGGCAAGGCCGGCGCGTTCAAGGTGCTGGTGAACGGCGAAGGGCCGCTCGACATCGGCGAGGGCGGCCGCACGGCCGATCTGCCGGCCGATGCCAAGCGCACGCTGACGTTCCCGATCGTGGCGGGCGAGGGCTACACCACGGCACAGGTGCGCGTGCGCGTGGAGGGCAACGGCTTCAAGGTCGACCGTCGCTACGACGTGCCGGTGCGCGCGGGCTGGCCGGCGGTGCTGCGCTCGCGCACGCAGGTGCTCGACAGCCTGGCACCCGTGGAGATGGGCGCGGGCTTCGCCGACGGGCTGATGCCGGGCTCGGTGACCGCGCGCATGACGGTCAGCGCGCTGCCGCCCATCCCGTTCGCCAGCGCGCTGAAGGGCGCGCTGGAGTATCCCTACGGCTGCGCGGAGCAGACCACCAGCAAGGGGTACGCTGCGCTGGAACTGGACGATGCCACGGCGAAGATGCTGGGCATCGACGGTCTGGACGCCAGGAAGCGTCGCGAGCGCATGGAGGGCGCGTTCGGGCGGCTGGCGTCGATGCAGGTGGCCAACGGCCATTTCTCGATGTGGGGCAACGACGACTACGTCAATCCGGGCTTGACGCCGTACATCGCCGAATTCCTGCTGGACGCGCGCGAGGGTGGGTTCGCCGTACCGGAGACGGTGCTGCAGAAGGCGCTGACGCGGCTCAACGAGGACTTGCTGGCCGGCGGCGCCCAGTTCTACGGTTACGACCGGCGCGACCACCTCAAGTTCGCCAACCAGGCCTACGCCGGCTACGTGTTGGCACGCGTCAACCGGGCGCCGCTGGGCACGCTGCGCGCGCTGTACGACAACGAGCGCGGCAAGAGCCTGACCGGCCTGCCGCTGGTGCACCTGGGCATCGCGCTGACGCTGCAGGGCGACAAGGCGCGCGGCGCGAAGGCGATCGCCGAAGGCTTCGCCAGGACAGGCGACCGGCCGGAGTACCTGGGCGACTACGGCACCAGGCTGCGCGACGATGCGCTGATGATCGCGCTGGTGCACGAGCGCAAGCTGGCCAGGCCCGAGTACGACCGACGGGCGATTTCGCTGGGGCGCGAGCTGGATGCGCGTCGCAACAGCGGTTGGCTGTGGTTGAGCACGCAGGAACAGGTGGCGCTGGCCCGCCTGGGCAAGGCGCTGATGGTGGACCAGAAGAAGCTGGTGTCGGGGCAGTGGAGCATCGGCGGCGAGTCGCAGGCGGTCGCCCCCGTGCGCCTGTTCGGCCGCAGCGTCGATCACGCCGCGCTCGCCCGCGGCCTGCGCTTCACCCCGGAAGGTTCGCCGCCGCTGTACGCCTCGCTGGATGCGGCCGGCATCCCGCGCAGCGCACCGGCGCCGGACAACCGCCAGGTCGGCATCGAGCGCCGCTACTACACCACCGACGGCAACGAGTGGAAGGGCGGCACGCTGAAGGAAGGCGAGGCGCTGATCGTGCGCGTCGGCATCACCCCCCACGTCGCCATGCCGGATGCGCTGTTCACCGACCTGTTGCCGGCGGGGCTGGAGATCGAGAACTTCAACCTGGGCGACGCCAGGCAGTGGGCCGAGGTGGTGGTGGATGGCATCGCCATAAGCGACCGCGGCAGCGCGGCGGACGTCAAGCACGAGGAATTCCGCGACGACCGCTACGTGGCGGCGCTGAAGCTGGAACGTGGCAGCACCGCCAAGGTGTTCTACCTGGTGCGCGCGGTGACGCCCGGTACCTACACCGTGCCGCCGTCGCTGGTGGAGGACATGTACCGCCCGGACATCCGCGGCGTCGGCAAGGCCTCGCCGGCGACGATCACGGTGGTGCAGCCATAA
- a CDS encoding FMN-binding glutamate synthase family protein produces MQRYLAYAATLLLAVAMLVLAVFWPVAWWGVAVFGALALLGTWDLLQTRSTLRRNYPVLAHFRYGLESVGPEIRQYFIEGDTAEVPFSRQQRSLVYQRAKGVMDVVPFGSQQDVYGVDYEWINHSMAPTHVDSHDFRVVIGAASAQPYSASVFNISAMSFGALSANAVRALNEGARRGGFYHDTGEGSISPYHREKGGDLVWEIGSGYFGCRDDRGRFSEERFVENARAPQVKMIELKLSQGAKPGHGGVLPAAKVSAEIAATRGVPMGHDCVSPASHSAFSTPVGLLQFIARLRELSGGKPTGFKLAIGHPWEWFGIAKAMHETGLLPDFIVVDGAEGGTGAAPAEFIDHVGVPMHEALLLVHNTLVGLNLRDRVRVGAAGKIISAFDIARTMAMGADWCNAGRGFMFALGCIQSQSCHNDRCPTGVATQDPARWKHLDVADKSVRVQQFHDNTLKALRDMLCAAGLEHPQQLGPEHILRRVSPIEVRSLASLYRFLEPGELLDRVPSHAVFRDFWAEARSDAFAPPRRVSALCDTKDR; encoded by the coding sequence ATGCAGCGATACCTCGCCTATGCCGCCACGCTGTTGCTCGCGGTGGCGATGCTGGTACTGGCGGTGTTCTGGCCGGTCGCCTGGTGGGGCGTGGCGGTCTTCGGCGCCCTGGCGCTGCTGGGCACCTGGGACCTGCTGCAGACCCGCAGCACGCTGCGACGCAACTACCCGGTGCTGGCGCACTTCCGATACGGGTTGGAATCGGTCGGCCCGGAGATCCGCCAGTACTTCATCGAGGGCGATACCGCCGAGGTGCCGTTCTCGCGCCAGCAGCGTTCTCTGGTCTACCAGCGCGCCAAGGGCGTGATGGACGTGGTGCCGTTCGGCAGCCAGCAGGACGTGTACGGCGTGGACTACGAATGGATCAACCATTCGATGGCGCCCACGCACGTGGATTCGCACGATTTCCGCGTGGTCATCGGCGCGGCCTCGGCGCAGCCGTATTCGGCCAGCGTGTTCAACATCTCGGCGATGAGCTTCGGCGCGCTGTCGGCGAACGCGGTGCGCGCGCTGAACGAGGGCGCGCGGCGCGGCGGCTTCTACCACGACACCGGCGAAGGTTCGATTTCGCCCTATCACCGCGAAAAGGGCGGCGACCTGGTCTGGGAGATCGGGTCCGGCTATTTCGGCTGTCGCGACGACCGGGGCCGCTTCAGCGAGGAGCGCTTTGTCGAGAACGCGCGCGCGCCGCAGGTGAAGATGATCGAGCTGAAGCTGTCCCAGGGCGCCAAGCCCGGCCACGGCGGGGTGCTGCCGGCGGCGAAGGTCAGCGCCGAAATCGCGGCCACCCGCGGCGTACCCATGGGGCACGACTGCGTGTCGCCGGCGTCGCATTCGGCGTTCTCCACACCGGTGGGGTTGCTGCAGTTCATCGCACGCCTGCGCGAACTCTCCGGGGGCAAGCCGACCGGCTTCAAGCTGGCCATCGGCCACCCGTGGGAGTGGTTCGGCATCGCCAAGGCCATGCACGAAACCGGCCTGCTGCCGGATTTCATCGTGGTCGATGGTGCGGAAGGCGGCACCGGCGCGGCGCCGGCCGAGTTCATCGACCATGTGGGCGTGCCGATGCACGAAGCGCTGCTGCTGGTCCACAACACCCTGGTCGGGCTGAACCTGCGCGACCGCGTGCGGGTGGGTGCGGCCGGCAAGATCATCAGCGCCTTCGACATCGCCCGCACCATGGCGATGGGCGCGGACTGGTGCAATGCCGGGCGCGGCTTCATGTTCGCGTTGGGGTGCATCCAGTCGCAGAGCTGCCACAACGATCGCTGCCCCACCGGGGTGGCCACCCAGGACCCGGCGCGCTGGAAGCATCTGGACGTGGCCGACAAGTCGGTGCGCGTGCAGCAGTTCCACGACAACACCCTGAAGGCGCTGCGCGACATGCTGTGCGCGGCGGGACTGGAACACCCGCAGCAACTGGGACCGGAACACATCCTGCGCCGCGTGTCGCCCATCGAGGTGCGTTCGCTGGCGTCCCTCTACCGGTTCCTCGAGCCGGGCGAGTTGCTGGACCGGGTGCCCTCGCATGCCGTGTTCCGCGACTTCTGGGCCGAGGCCCGCAGCGACGCGTTCGCGCCACCGCGGCGGGTCAGCGCCCTGTGCGATACCAAGGACCGCTGA